Proteins from one Malaya genurostris strain Urasoe2022 chromosome 2, Malgen_1.1, whole genome shotgun sequence genomic window:
- the LOC131427910 gene encoding uncharacterized protein LOC131427910, whose protein sequence is MTRKCLLKTCSKVKRTEKIALYAFPSSRSDICINRINEERRKSWIKTLRLSEDFSWKNKYLCGLHFVSGQPAKATDPCSVDWVPSQLLPFTDLENSSEVSFDCEEEDDSKSEPFANCSESNDVVKAKGITKTDQHDHAKMIASCSEAETSTEVFIVSKDCGVQAGGLHSFFSVGCF, encoded by the exons atgacgagaaagtgcttgttaaaaacgtgttccaaagtgaaaagaactgaaaagattgccctgtatgcgtttccatcttcaaggagcgatatttgtataaatcgcATAAATGAAGAACGAAGAAAATCCTGGATTAAAACTCTGAGACTTAGTGAGGATTTCAGTtggaaaaacaaatatttatgcGGCTTGCATTTCGTTTCCG GCCAGCCTGCTAAGGCAACTGACCCCTGCAGTGTTGATTGGGTACCATCTCAGTTACTACCGTTTACGGACTTAGAAAACTCATCTGAAGTGTCCTTTGACTGTGAGGAGGAAGACGACAGCAAAAGCGAACCGTTTGCGAATTGTTCGGAAAGTAATGACGTTGTGAAGGCAAAAGGCATAACAAAAACGGATCAACATGACCATGCGAAAATGATCGCTTCTTGCAGCGAAGCGGAAACTTCAACAGAAGTATTTATTGTTTCGAAAGACTGCGGTGTACAAGCAGGAGGTTTGCATTCATTTTTTAGTGTTGGATGTTTTTAA